TGCTCTCGACATCCTCCGCTTAGGCATTATCGGAAAGCTGCAAATGACTCAACCCCCGCTTTCAACAATCCCTCCAGCTTTGAACTATACAGATATTTTCAATCATTTAGGAAATATCGCCTACAACACAGGATTGATCAGCCTTTTCTGTCCTTCAAAAAAAGAGCATAATGAATAACCTAATCAATGTTTTTCGGTTAAAATGACAACAATGTATCCAAAAATCCCCAAAATCGGCGCTCTTAAACCTGCCTATCTCTTGATCAATGGCGAATGGATCGAGTCTGTTTCTCCGCATAGAATTAAAAATCTCAATCCGGCTACCCAGGAAGTTCTTGGAGAAATTCCCATGTGTACCGAAAAAGAGGTAAACCAAGCTGTACAGGCCGCTTTTAACGCTTATTCTTATTGGAGAGAGGTTTCTCCTTCCCAAAGGGCGCGCACCATGTTCAATTATCAGCAGCTTATCCGAGAAAATATAGAGAAGCTGGCCCACAATATTTCACTTGAGCAAGGAAAAACCTTAGCCGACGCTAAAGGAGACGTTACTCGCGGTCTCGAAGTTGTTGAATACGCTGCCGGAACCCCCTCTCTGATCATGGGAGAGTCCGTGGAAAACGTCTCGATTGGGATCGATACCTACAGCCTACAGCAGCCCCTTGGCGTTTGCGCCGGGATCACTCCTTTTAATTTCCCAGCGATGATCCCTCTTTGGATGTTTCCGATCGCTATCGCATCCGGCAATACCTTTGTTCTCAAACCTTCCGAGCAGGCGGCAACGACAGCAAATATGCTTGCCGAGCTTGCTCAGAAAGCGGGTATCCCAAATGGAGTGCTCAATGTGATACATGGTGGAAAAGAGGTGGTCAATGCACTTTTAGACCACTCGCTGATCCGCGCCATTTCCTTTGTTGGCTCTCCTCATGCTGGCCATGAAGTTTTCGCAAGGGCAACTTCTCAAGGCAAACGGGTGCAAGCACTTTTGGGAGCCAAGAACCATGCCGTCGTCATGCCGGACGCCAATAAAGAAAAAACTCTCAATGCTATTGCCAGAGCAGCTTTTGAAGCATCAGGGCAGCGGTGCATGGCTCTCCCGATTGCGATTTTCGTGGGCGAGTCCAAAAAGTGGATTCCCGAGCTGATTGAAAAAGCAAAGAAGTTGAAGGTTGGCCCAGGTCTGGATCCTTCCAGCGACCTGGGTCCTCTAATATCGCCGGAAGCCAAAGAAAGAGTACTCTCTATTTTTGAAAGCGCGCTTCAAGAGGGAGCCGAACTGCTTCTTGATGGGCGTCAACTCCAAGTACCTGGCCATGAGAACGGCAATTTTGTCGGTCCTACCATTTTCAACAAAATCACACGCAAAATGCGTATCTATGAAGAGGAAGTTTTCGGTCCCATTCTTCTTTTGTTCGAGTCGACATCACTTGACCATGCCATCTCGATCATCAACAACAACCCCTTCGGCAACGGAAGTGCCATTTTCACTGAATCTGGCCACCACGCCCGCCACTTTCAGCACTTTGTCGATACAGGGCAAGTTGGCATCAATATCCCTATTCCTGTTCCTCTCCCTTTTTTCAGTTTCACAGGATCAAGAGGATCAATCAGAGGCGACTTGCATGCCTATGGCAAGCATGCCATCCGTTTTTACACACAGACCAAAACAGTAACGGCAAAGTGGTTTGGCACAGAAAGCCGCAACTATGAAAAAATCTACGAAGAAACGCCTGTCTGACCAGTTGCAGTCAAGCAGCTCAATCTGAATAAATTAGGCGATATAAGCGGGCCTCTACATCAAAAACTGATTCTTGAAGTTGATTCGCTATATACCAAATTGGAACTAAGATATTTAACATTTTTTAGAAAATTTCTAGAATTTTTTATATTGATTCCGATATAAGGTAAATTTACAGATCTTTTTAAGAGATTGCTTGAATATTCTCCAAACCGGAATCGATATGGACTGGTTCTTGGTCAAAGTTTCCTCCATTCTTTGATTAAGAACCAGTTTTTTTTCTTAACAAAATATTTTACATTTCTTTACAGACCTTTAATTTCAAGATGTTATAATAGATTTGAAATTAAGGAGTTAAAGTTTATGTTTCCTCCAATCGATCATACAAAACCGAATGTGAGTGCTGCTGTTTCCCTTCCCGAAACATCTTCTGCCTCGCAATCAAAGATTCAATACTTCGTGATCAATAACTTTGATTTCATATCAACCAGAACCTGTCGCGACCTCTGCATCACCCAAATCGATTCTGCAAGCGAGCTTGACAGCAAAATCCAGCAGCTTGTCCGTACCCATTTTGAAGGCGGACAAAGAGTGTATAAAATGCACGAAAAAATCGCAGCCTTAGACTTTAAAAATATCGTGGTTCAAGATGGTGAAAACACTCAAGTCATTTCAGCTGAATCAATTAAAATCATCTTTCTCAACGATGAGGAATATGACCTCATGGTTGATTCTTTTATCGAAGAGCACTCAACAAAAGTAGAAGAAGAGGCTGATACCAGAAGCATTCCTCTTTTCAGCAAGCAAGGCCTTGCATGCATTAAAGCCATGACTCTGGTTTTCCGCAAAAATCAGGAA
This genomic window from Waddlia chondrophila WSU 86-1044 contains:
- a CDS encoding CoA-acylating methylmalonate-semialdehyde dehydrogenase encodes the protein MYPKIPKIGALKPAYLLINGEWIESVSPHRIKNLNPATQEVLGEIPMCTEKEVNQAVQAAFNAYSYWREVSPSQRARTMFNYQQLIRENIEKLAHNISLEQGKTLADAKGDVTRGLEVVEYAAGTPSLIMGESVENVSIGIDTYSLQQPLGVCAGITPFNFPAMIPLWMFPIAIASGNTFVLKPSEQAATTANMLAELAQKAGIPNGVLNVIHGGKEVVNALLDHSLIRAISFVGSPHAGHEVFARATSQGKRVQALLGAKNHAVVMPDANKEKTLNAIARAAFEASGQRCMALPIAIFVGESKKWIPELIEKAKKLKVGPGLDPSSDLGPLISPEAKERVLSIFESALQEGAELLLDGRQLQVPGHENGNFVGPTIFNKITRKMRIYEEEVFGPILLLFESTSLDHAISIINNNPFGNGSAIFTESGHHARHFQHFVDTGQVGINIPIPVPLPFFSFTGSRGSIRGDLHAYGKHAIRFYTQTKTVTAKWFGTESRNYEKIYEETPV